A part of Gramella sp. MAR_2010_147 genomic DNA contains:
- a CDS encoding SusC/RagA family TonB-linked outer membrane protein, whose translation MKKQHSGILKNGKCLLLLVFLFLSVNVIAQEASYSFSGTVINQSNNQPIAGATVSIENTNFGGITDFDGKYSFTATLTAGTYNLISSYVGYGTQKISLTLSDQTEISTDFQLQADLLNLDEVVVTGSTIGVNKRTLGNAISTVKGDDLVNNGATAVDQAIAGKITGALVQQNSGDPAGGISIRLRGPSTVLGSSDPLYIVDGIIIDNSSNELIDLGGNNQNRLADINPNDIEKIEVLKGAAAAAIYGSRASNGVVQIFTKRGRSGETKFTFSTNFKSHKLRKEIDYNTAPVAWVDPFTRSNLETVPVTRYNYQDLFFDNAFGVENYLSVSGGSDRSSYFLSASHLNNEGIIKNTDFRRYGLKASITQKAWDWLNINAGLNYVRSESSDIPNGGINSAYGAITGFVFSDNSIDPFPNESGIYPVTSLLVPRTNPLEAVNRFDFGQKLNRIISSVGLDAVISENLSASYKLGVDFYNQSATAFIPINNTSPNGDGFARRSDVNRFQYNSDLNLVYQFDITQNLESTSTLGGSWQYEEGDRIGINANGLPPIVETATSGSIVEQGESRFQISYWGAFLQQSFNFKDKLYINGALRMDGASTFGEDERNQLYAKASLSYVISEEDFWENTFGDSFNTLKLRASWGQAGNLTALGAFQRFTRFSPSAINGSTSLLPNSQQGDLDIAPERQDEIEFGFDAGLLDNRLGIEFTYYKQKVTDLLLPRELSPSSGFSSRIENVGNLENEGIELLLKGSPVRTEKFNWDVTATYTKNENEVTKVAGGGQFALAGSFATNYVIEGEPLGVFYRQFYARDADGSISLDENGYPFSGRTEDGSSSKVIGDPNPDWFGSLINEFRYKNFDLRVQLDAVQGFDVFNWNRRLLDNVIFGGGSNVGEELLGNRPKGYGGAQANIFEEFVEDGSFVKLREISLAYTFYEPFTNVDNIRLSVVGRNLISWDDYSGWDPEINAAGQSNGVRGFDFAGVPIPRTFQFGVNVSF comes from the coding sequence ATGAAAAAACAGCATTCAGGTATTCTTAAAAATGGAAAATGCTTGCTTTTACTGGTATTTTTATTTTTAAGTGTGAACGTAATAGCGCAGGAAGCTTCATACAGCTTCTCTGGAACTGTAATCAATCAGAGCAACAACCAGCCAATTGCCGGTGCAACTGTCTCTATTGAAAACACCAATTTTGGAGGGATTACAGATTTTGACGGAAAATATAGCTTTACTGCGACCTTAACTGCGGGAACCTATAATTTAATAAGCAGTTATGTGGGCTATGGCACCCAAAAGATCTCATTAACATTATCTGACCAAACAGAAATCTCTACTGACTTTCAACTTCAGGCAGATCTCTTAAATCTTGATGAAGTTGTCGTTACAGGGTCTACCATTGGTGTAAACAAAAGAACTTTAGGTAATGCCATTTCTACCGTAAAAGGAGACGATCTTGTAAATAATGGTGCTACCGCAGTAGACCAGGCAATAGCCGGAAAAATCACTGGTGCCCTGGTTCAACAAAACTCTGGAGATCCCGCAGGCGGAATTAGCATTAGGCTTAGAGGACCAAGTACTGTTTTAGGAAGTTCAGATCCATTGTATATTGTAGATGGTATTATAATAGACAACTCCAGTAATGAGCTCATTGATCTTGGAGGAAATAACCAAAACCGACTGGCAGATATCAATCCTAACGATATTGAGAAAATAGAAGTACTTAAAGGTGCCGCAGCTGCTGCGATCTATGGTTCCCGTGCGAGTAACGGGGTTGTTCAGATTTTCACCAAAAGAGGTAGATCTGGAGAAACAAAATTCACCTTCTCTACAAATTTCAAATCTCATAAATTAAGAAAGGAGATTGATTATAATACTGCGCCAGTGGCATGGGTAGATCCGTTTACCAGATCAAATCTGGAAACTGTTCCCGTAACTCGTTATAATTACCAGGATCTATTTTTTGACAATGCATTTGGAGTAGAAAACTATCTTTCTGTTAGTGGAGGTTCTGATAGATCTTCTTATTTTCTTTCAGCTTCCCACCTCAACAATGAAGGTATTATTAAAAATACCGATTTTCGAAGATATGGTCTTAAGGCATCAATCACCCAAAAAGCTTGGGATTGGTTAAATATCAATGCCGGTCTAAATTATGTTCGCAGTGAAAGTAGTGATATCCCAAATGGTGGTATTAATTCAGCATATGGTGCTATTACAGGATTTGTATTTAGTGATAACTCTATAGATCCTTTTCCAAATGAATCTGGGATTTATCCCGTAACCTCACTTTTAGTTCCAAGAACCAACCCTTTAGAAGCGGTAAATAGATTCGATTTTGGTCAGAAATTAAACCGTATTATTTCCAGTGTAGGATTGGATGCTGTAATTTCTGAAAACTTATCAGCGAGTTATAAATTAGGAGTTGATTTTTATAATCAATCTGCCACTGCCTTTATCCCAATAAATAACACCTCACCAAATGGAGATGGCTTCGCAAGAAGATCAGATGTTAACAGGTTTCAGTATAACAGTGATTTAAATCTTGTTTATCAATTCGACATTACTCAAAATCTAGAATCTACCTCTACGTTAGGTGGTTCATGGCAGTATGAAGAAGGTGACCGAATTGGAATTAATGCCAATGGCCTTCCTCCTATTGTTGAAACAGCTACCAGTGGTAGTATTGTAGAGCAGGGAGAAAGTAGATTCCAGATATCTTATTGGGGTGCATTCCTTCAACAATCTTTTAATTTTAAGGATAAACTGTACATAAATGGAGCCCTTAGAATGGATGGTGCCTCTACTTTTGGAGAAGACGAGAGAAATCAGCTTTACGCAAAAGCCAGCCTTTCTTATGTGATCTCTGAAGAGGATTTCTGGGAAAATACATTTGGAGACTCCTTCAACACTCTTAAATTAAGAGCTTCCTGGGGACAGGCCGGAAACCTTACTGCTCTTGGAGCTTTTCAGAGATTTACCAGATTTAGTCCCTCTGCCATCAATGGTTCTACCAGTCTATTACCTAATTCTCAGCAAGGTGATTTAGATATTGCCCCGGAAAGACAGGATGAAATTGAATTCGGTTTTGATGCTGGTTTGCTTGATAACAGGCTTGGAATAGAATTCACCTATTATAAACAAAAAGTTACTGATCTTCTACTGCCCCGTGAATTGTCCCCATCTTCAGGATTTAGCTCTCGAATTGAGAATGTTGGGAATCTGGAAAATGAGGGGATAGAATTGTTATTAAAAGGTTCGCCTGTAAGAACTGAAAAATTTAACTGGGATGTTACAGCTACCTATACAAAAAATGAAAATGAAGTCACTAAAGTTGCCGGAGGTGGACAGTTTGCCCTTGCAGGAAGCTTTGCAACCAACTATGTTATAGAAGGAGAACCTCTCGGGGTCTTTTATAGACAATTTTACGCGCGTGATGCTGACGGTAGTATAAGTCTGGACGAGAATGGATATCCTTTTAGTGGCAGAACAGAAGATGGGTCTTCATCCAAGGTTATAGGGGATCCTAATCCGGATTGGTTTGGTTCATTAATTAACGAATTCCGTTATAAGAATTTTGACCTGCGAGTACAATTAGATGCTGTTCAGGGATTTGATGTATTTAACTGGAACAGGAGACTTCTGGATAATGTGATTTTTGGTGGTGGGTCCAATGTAGGTGAAGAATTATTAGGAAACCGACCAAAAGGATACGGAGGGGCCCAGGCAAACATCTTTGAAGAATTTGTAGAAGATGGTTCCTTTGTGAAATTAAGGGAAATTTCCCTTGCCTATACTTTTTATGAGCCTTTCACCAATGTTGACAATATTCGTTTAAGTGTGGTAGGCAGAAACCTGATCTCCTGGGATGATTATTCCGGATGGGATCCAGAAATTAATGCTGCAGGACAAAGCAATGGAGTAAGAGGATTTGATTTTGCCGGTGTTCCTATTCCACGAACTTTTCAATTCGGTGTAAATGTTAGCTTCTAA
- a CDS encoding class I SAM-dependent methyltransferase, with protein sequence MLNEEIKKSWKKNALEWIKVIEGGTIESRKFTNPAIVNCILADRPKNVLDLGCGEGWLIRELTRSGISCTGIDASAPLIENAKKKGSQSFLNISYEEIIADKMIPGNPFDAIIFNFSLFLKDETEILLKKLKKNLSPKGSLFIQTLHPAFLIRNSLPHKSQWIDDSWAGLEGNFKDPHHWYIRTFSDWSKVFNSCKFILEYIREPGNSEMQPASVIFKLKAIRSK encoded by the coding sequence ATGCTCAATGAAGAAATTAAAAAGTCCTGGAAAAAAAATGCTTTAGAATGGATTAAGGTAATTGAAGGCGGCACTATAGAATCACGTAAATTTACTAATCCGGCGATTGTCAATTGTATTTTAGCAGATAGGCCAAAAAACGTCCTGGATCTTGGATGTGGTGAAGGCTGGCTTATTCGAGAATTGACAAGATCAGGAATTTCCTGTACAGGAATTGATGCTTCTGCTCCATTAATTGAAAACGCCAAAAAAAAGGGAAGTCAAAGTTTTCTTAACATTTCCTATGAGGAAATTATAGCAGATAAAATGATCCCGGGAAATCCTTTTGATGCTATTATTTTTAATTTCAGTCTTTTCTTAAAGGACGAAACTGAAATTCTTTTAAAAAAATTAAAGAAAAACCTTAGCCCTAAAGGAAGTCTTTTTATACAAACCCTGCATCCCGCCTTTCTAATAAGAAATTCTCTTCCGCATAAAAGTCAATGGATCGATGATTCCTGGGCAGGATTAGAAGGCAACTTTAAGGATCCACATCATTGGTATATCAGGACATTCTCAGACTGGTCAAAAGTTTTTAACTCATGCAAATTCATTCTGGAATATATTAGGGAGCCAGGAAATAGCGAAATGCAACCAGCTTCGGTAATTTTCAAATTAAAAGCAATTCGTTCAAAATAA
- a CDS encoding septum formation initiator family protein, translating into MKFKDLRKKPWFKFISNKYVLISIVFAGWMFFLDTNSWFIHHELDQEINELQDNRNYYQEEIAKDKAVIENLQDSVELEKFARQKYYMKRPNEDIYIIEYDTVN; encoded by the coding sequence ATGAAATTTAAAGACCTGCGTAAGAAGCCCTGGTTTAAATTTATCAGTAACAAATATGTACTGATAAGCATCGTGTTTGCAGGGTGGATGTTCTTCCTGGACACTAATTCATGGTTTATTCATCATGAACTGGATCAGGAAATAAATGAGTTGCAGGACAACAGAAATTATTATCAAGAGGAAATTGCGAAAGACAAAGCAGTCATAGAAAATCTTCAGGACTCGGTAGAACTTGAAAAATTTGCCAGGCAAAAATATTATATGAAAAGGCCCAATGAAGATATTTACATTATTGAATATGATACTGTAAATTAA
- a CDS encoding methylmalonyl-CoA mutase subunit beta: MKQLLFQDFKEVSAKQWKQKIQADLKGADYNEKLVTKTLHGIDIKPFYSSEDVDETLKVSNPAHWNICEKVYVTSAEVANKKALEKLQKGTESIWFILPSQEIDCEVLLHNLPPGLSVYLDLEFLDAEFVQELDKIIADKKLKVFLQTDIIGKLARTGNWFNNLKSDHSELEKIVRNTENFQSTISVNLGLFQNSGANIPQQLAYSIAQVTEYFNHFDQMDLSDDLKSNFKFQSKISVGSDYFFEISKIRALRWLFATVAKEFGFNTTCHIMAQPTKRTKTLYDYNVNFLRTTTESMSAILGGADAISNMPYDAIYHKDNEFGDRIARNQLLIMRNESYLDKVGNVAEGTYYIESLTSQLAEKALEIFKEIEKAGGFLKELKAGIIQKKIKESAKEEQGKFNNGDLVLIGTNKFENKEDRMQNDLELYPFLKKNPRKTLIEPILEKRLSEEREQKRLEEEKNSQPTPQN; this comes from the coding sequence ATGAAACAATTGTTATTTCAGGACTTTAAAGAAGTTTCTGCAAAACAATGGAAGCAAAAGATCCAGGCAGACCTTAAGGGTGCAGATTATAACGAGAAGCTGGTTACTAAAACCCTTCACGGCATCGATATTAAACCATTTTATTCTTCTGAAGATGTTGATGAAACATTAAAGGTTTCAAATCCCGCCCACTGGAATATTTGTGAAAAAGTATATGTTACTTCGGCTGAAGTTGCCAATAAAAAGGCATTGGAAAAACTTCAAAAAGGAACTGAAAGTATCTGGTTTATCTTACCTTCTCAGGAAATCGATTGCGAAGTCTTATTACATAATCTTCCGCCAGGACTTAGCGTGTATCTGGATCTGGAATTTCTGGATGCTGAATTTGTTCAAGAATTAGATAAGATCATTGCTGATAAAAAATTAAAGGTATTTCTTCAGACCGATATTATTGGCAAACTGGCCCGAACTGGCAACTGGTTCAATAACCTTAAATCTGATCATTCAGAATTGGAGAAAATAGTCCGGAATACAGAAAACTTCCAGTCTACTATTAGTGTAAATCTTGGTCTTTTTCAAAATTCAGGAGCAAATATTCCGCAGCAGCTGGCATACTCCATAGCACAGGTGACCGAATATTTCAACCATTTTGATCAAATGGATCTTTCAGACGACCTTAAATCAAACTTCAAATTCCAATCTAAAATTTCTGTAGGTTCAGATTACTTTTTTGAAATTTCAAAGATCAGAGCATTACGCTGGTTATTTGCTACAGTGGCAAAAGAATTTGGTTTCAACACCACCTGCCATATTATGGCTCAGCCTACAAAACGCACTAAAACATTATATGATTATAATGTGAATTTCCTGCGCACTACTACCGAGAGCATGAGCGCCATCCTGGGGGGTGCCGATGCAATTTCTAATATGCCTTACGATGCTATTTATCATAAAGACAATGAATTTGGAGATCGTATTGCTAGAAACCAGTTGTTGATCATGAGAAACGAAAGTTATCTGGATAAGGTTGGAAATGTAGCTGAAGGCACTTATTATATTGAATCGCTTACCAGTCAACTGGCAGAAAAGGCACTAGAAATTTTCAAGGAAATTGAAAAAGCCGGTGGGTTTCTTAAAGAGTTGAAAGCCGGAATCATTCAGAAAAAAATAAAAGAAAGTGCCAAGGAAGAGCAGGGAAAATTCAACAATGGAGATCTTGTGCTCATAGGTACTAATAAGTTCGAAAATAAGGAGGATAGGATGCAGAACGATCTAGAGCTTTATCCATTTCTGAAAAAAAATCCTCGAAAAACCTTAATCGAACCTATACTTGAAAAACGGCTGAGTGAAGAACGGGAGCAAAAGAGATTAGAAGAGGAAAAGAATAGCCAGCCAACACCACAAAATTAA
- the scpA gene encoding methylmalonyl-CoA mutase, whose protein sequence is MQRKNLQNINLLDKEFSTRKPESQKETFKTPEEIEIKTSYSKKDISNAEHLNFAAGIPPYLRGPYSTMYVSRPWTIRQYAGFSTAEESNAFYRRNLAAGQKGLSVAFDLPTHRGYDSDHDRVVGDVGKAGVAIDSVEDMKILFDQIPLDKMSVSMTMNGAVLPIMAFYIVAAEEQGVKPELLSGTIQNDILKEFMVRNTYIYPPTPSMKIISDIFEYTSQNMPKFNSISISGYHMQEAGATCDIELAYTLADGLEYIRKGLDAGMDIDSFAPRLSFFWAIGMNHFMEIAKMRAGRMLWAKLVKQFNPKNPKSLSLRTHSQTSGWSLTEQDPFNNVARTCIEAAAAAFGGTQSLHTNALDEAIALPTDFSARIARNTQLFLQQETNITKTVDPWAGSFYVEKLTEQIAEQAWKLIEEVEELGGMTKAIEAGIPKMRIEEAAAKKQARIDSETDVIVGVNKYRLDREDELVTLEVDNQTVRKQQVSRLERIRAERNENKVQEALENLKKAAKEENANLLALAVVAARERASLGEISDALEEVYGRYKAKIQSFSGVYSKEMKDNSSFNKARELADKFAEMEGRRPRIMVAKMGQDGHDRGAKVVATGYADLGFDVDIGPLFQTPAEAAQQAAENDVHILGVSSLAAGHKTLVPQVIEELKKRGREDIMVIVGGVIPSQDYQFLFDAGAVAVFGPGTKISDAATQLLEILIDE, encoded by the coding sequence ATGCAACGCAAAAACCTTCAAAACATAAACCTTCTAGACAAAGAGTTTTCAACCAGAAAACCTGAATCACAAAAGGAAACTTTTAAAACACCTGAAGAAATAGAGATCAAAACCTCTTATTCTAAAAAGGATATTTCAAATGCGGAACATTTAAATTTTGCTGCAGGAATCCCGCCGTATTTACGCGGTCCTTACAGCACCATGTATGTAAGCCGTCCCTGGACGATTCGCCAGTATGCCGGTTTTTCTACTGCAGAAGAGAGTAATGCCTTCTACCGAAGAAACCTGGCTGCCGGCCAGAAAGGACTTTCAGTAGCCTTCGATTTACCAACGCATAGAGGTTATGATTCAGATCATGATCGTGTGGTTGGAGATGTTGGAAAAGCGGGAGTTGCAATAGATTCTGTAGAGGACATGAAGATCCTTTTCGATCAGATCCCACTGGATAAAATGTCGGTTTCCATGACCATGAACGGAGCGGTACTTCCAATTATGGCATTTTATATTGTAGCTGCAGAAGAACAGGGTGTAAAACCTGAATTATTATCTGGAACTATTCAAAATGATATTCTAAAGGAATTCATGGTTAGAAATACGTACATCTACCCTCCTACTCCTTCAATGAAGATCATTTCAGATATATTTGAGTATACTTCTCAAAATATGCCCAAATTCAACAGCATAAGTATTTCCGGGTATCATATGCAGGAAGCAGGCGCTACCTGTGATATTGAACTGGCTTATACCCTGGCTGACGGACTGGAATACATCCGTAAAGGACTGGATGCAGGAATGGATATAGACAGTTTTGCACCAAGATTATCCTTTTTCTGGGCTATTGGAATGAATCATTTCATGGAGATCGCTAAAATGCGGGCCGGAAGAATGCTTTGGGCTAAACTTGTAAAACAATTCAATCCTAAAAACCCGAAATCTCTATCTCTTAGAACGCATTCACAAACCAGCGGATGGAGTTTAACAGAGCAAGATCCTTTTAATAACGTGGCGAGAACCTGTATAGAAGCTGCAGCCGCAGCCTTTGGTGGAACCCAGAGTTTACACACTAACGCATTGGATGAAGCCATTGCTCTGCCAACAGATTTTTCCGCAAGAATTGCCAGAAACACACAGTTATTCCTGCAGCAAGAAACAAATATCACCAAAACAGTAGATCCATGGGCCGGCAGTTTCTATGTTGAAAAACTTACGGAACAGATTGCAGAACAAGCCTGGAAACTTATTGAAGAAGTTGAAGAGCTAGGCGGAATGACCAAAGCTATAGAAGCTGGCATTCCAAAGATGAGGATTGAGGAGGCTGCTGCGAAAAAACAAGCCAGAATAGATAGTGAAACCGATGTGATCGTTGGAGTAAACAAATACCGTCTTGACAGGGAAGATGAGCTGGTTACGCTAGAAGTAGACAACCAGACGGTTAGAAAACAACAGGTTTCCAGGCTGGAAAGAATAAGGGCAGAAAGAAACGAGAACAAGGTTCAGGAGGCTCTCGAAAATTTGAAAAAAGCAGCCAAAGAAGAAAATGCAAACTTACTGGCATTGGCGGTAGTTGCTGCAAGGGAAAGAGCCAGTCTCGGGGAAATAAGCGATGCCCTCGAAGAGGTTTACGGAAGATATAAAGCCAAAATTCAATCGTTTAGTGGTGTTTATTCAAAAGAAATGAAAGACAACAGTTCATTTAATAAAGCCAGGGAACTGGCAGATAAATTTGCCGAAATGGAAGGTCGAAGACCTCGTATCATGGTGGCAAAAATGGGACAGGACGGGCATGATCGTGGCGCAAAAGTAGTTGCTACTGGTTATGCAGATCTTGGATTTGATGTGGATATAGGTCCGCTTTTCCAGACTCCGGCCGAAGCCGCTCAACAGGCCGCAGAGAATGATGTTCATATTTTAGGTGTATCTTCACTTGCCGCCGGACACAAAACCCTGGTTCCGCAGGTTATTGAAGAGCTTAAAAAGCGAGGCAGAGAAGATATTATGGTAATTGTTGGCGGAGTAATTCCTTCCCAGGATTATCAATTTCTGTTTGATGCCGGTGCAGTAGCTGTATTTGGACCTGGAACTAAGATAAGTGATGCAGCAACGCAGTTATTGGAAATATTAATTGATGAATAA
- a CDS encoding SDR family oxidoreductase, whose product MDLKKKMLRDDALQGKNIIVTGGGSGLGKSMTKYFLELGANVAITSRNIEKLENTVKELEEETGGNCFAVQCDVRHYDQVEAMRDAVIDEFGSIDILLNNAAGNFISPTERLSANAFDTIIDIVLKGSKNCTLALGKHWIDKKEENKTILNIVTTYAWTGSAYVVPSATAKAGVLAMTRSLAVEWAKYGIRSNAIAPGPFPTKGAWDRLLPGDLKEKFDLAKKVPLKRVGDHQELANLAAYLVSDFSAYVNGEVITIDGGEWLKGAGQFNLLEEIPEEMWDMLEQMIKSKKGK is encoded by the coding sequence ATGGATCTAAAGAAAAAAATGCTTCGTGACGATGCTCTTCAAGGCAAAAATATTATCGTGACCGGTGGAGGTAGCGGGCTCGGAAAATCAATGACCAAATATTTCTTGGAACTCGGTGCTAATGTTGCTATCACTTCCAGGAATATTGAAAAACTCGAAAATACTGTAAAAGAACTTGAAGAGGAAACCGGTGGGAATTGTTTTGCAGTTCAGTGTGATGTTAGGCATTATGATCAAGTGGAAGCCATGCGTGACGCTGTAATTGATGAATTTGGATCTATAGATATTCTGTTGAACAATGCAGCTGGAAACTTCATCTCACCTACTGAAAGGTTGAGCGCCAATGCCTTTGATACAATTATTGACATTGTTTTAAAAGGAAGTAAGAACTGTACCCTTGCTTTAGGAAAACATTGGATAGATAAAAAGGAAGAAAACAAAACTATTCTGAATATAGTAACTACCTATGCCTGGACTGGTTCGGCCTATGTGGTCCCAAGTGCAACTGCTAAAGCAGGAGTTTTAGCCATGACCAGATCACTGGCCGTAGAGTGGGCAAAATACGGGATTAGATCTAATGCGATCGCTCCCGGCCCCTTCCCTACCAAAGGTGCATGGGACAGGTTATTGCCCGGCGACCTGAAAGAGAAATTTGATCTTGCTAAAAAGGTTCCTTTAAAGCGTGTTGGAGATCACCAGGAACTGGCAAATCTGGCAGCTTACCTGGTTTCAGACTTTTCAGCCTATGTAAATGGTGAAGTGATTACCATAGATGGTGGAGAATGGTTAAAAGGCGCAGGACAATTTAATTTACTTGAGGAAATTCCTGAGGAAATGTGGGATATGCTGGAGCAGATGATTAAGTCTAAAAAGGGCAAATAA
- a CDS encoding AAA family ATPase, whose product MGKIIAIANQKGGVGKTTTSVNLAASLGVLEKKILLIDADPQANATSGLGIDVEEVEKGTYQLLEHSIKAEEAILETSSPNLDIIPAHIDLVAIEIELVDQENRESMLKKAIEPLRDKYDFILIDCAPSLGLLTLNALTASDSVIIPIQCEYFALEGLGKLLNTIKSVQKIHNNKLDIEGLLLTMYDSRLRLSNQVVEEVKKHFDEMVFETIIQRNVRLSEAPSYGESIINYDASSKGASNYLSLAHEIIKKN is encoded by the coding sequence ATGGGTAAAATCATTGCTATTGCCAACCAAAAGGGAGGCGTGGGAAAAACCACAACATCTGTGAATCTTGCGGCATCGCTAGGGGTTCTGGAAAAAAAGATATTACTGATTGATGCCGACCCTCAGGCAAATGCAACTTCAGGCCTGGGAATAGATGTTGAGGAGGTAGAAAAGGGTACTTATCAGCTTCTGGAACACTCCATTAAAGCTGAAGAGGCGATTTTAGAAACCAGTTCACCAAACCTGGATATTATTCCCGCTCATATAGACCTTGTTGCTATAGAGATTGAACTTGTAGATCAGGAAAACCGGGAGTCTATGCTTAAAAAGGCAATAGAACCCCTTAGAGACAAGTATGATTTTATCCTGATTGATTGTGCACCATCTTTGGGGTTATTGACACTGAATGCTCTTACAGCTTCAGATTCTGTTATTATACCAATTCAATGTGAATATTTCGCATTAGAAGGATTAGGCAAATTATTGAATACGATTAAAAGTGTTCAAAAAATTCATAATAATAAACTCGATATTGAAGGCCTTTTATTAACGATGTATGATTCAAGGTTAAGACTTTCCAACCAGGTTGTAGAGGAAGTAAAGAAACATTTTGATGAAATGGTTTTTGAAACAATCATTCAACGAAATGTGCGTTTAAGTGAAGCGCCTAGTTATGGAGAAAGCATTATTAATTATGATGCTTCCAGCAAAGGAGCCAGCAATTATCTAAGCCTGGCACATGAAATTATAAAGAAAAACTAA
- a CDS encoding ParB/RepB/Spo0J family partition protein, which yields MAKATKKQALGRGLSALLKDPDNDIKSAEDKNADKLVGHIVELEMSSIEVNPFQPRTSFNEDSLKELASSIRELGVIQPITVRKLDFGKYQLVSGERRFRASKLVGLDTIPAYIRIANDQESLEMALVENIQRQDLDPIEIALSYQRLIDEIQLTQEQLSERIGKNRSTIANYLRLLKLDPIIQTGMRDGFLSMGHGRALINIDDTQKQLDIYEKILQKSLSVRETEQLVRELNGDGKSSAAITKKATIPKTYKKGIKEFTEYLGAKVDVKVTKKGSGKLTIPFSSEEDFERIKKLIRGEA from the coding sequence ATGGCTAAGGCTACCAAAAAACAAGCATTAGGAAGAGGACTTTCAGCCCTGCTGAAAGATCCTGATAACGATATTAAATCTGCTGAAGATAAGAATGCTGACAAGCTTGTTGGCCATATTGTTGAATTGGAGATGTCTTCTATTGAAGTAAATCCCTTTCAGCCACGAACCAGTTTTAACGAAGATTCTTTAAAAGAACTTGCTTCTTCTATTCGTGAATTAGGGGTTATTCAACCAATCACAGTAAGAAAGCTGGATTTTGGAAAATACCAGTTGGTTTCTGGAGAAAGAAGGTTTAGAGCTTCTAAATTGGTGGGACTGGATACGATCCCGGCTTATATTAGAATTGCTAACGACCAGGAGTCGCTGGAAATGGCTCTGGTGGAGAATATACAGAGACAGGATTTGGATCCAATAGAGATCGCATTGTCTTATCAGCGATTAATAGATGAGATTCAGTTGACTCAGGAACAGCTAAGTGAAAGAATTGGTAAAAACCGATCTACCATTGCCAATTACCTACGACTCTTAAAACTAGACCCCATTATACAAACCGGAATGCGTGATGGTTTTCTAAGCATGGGGCACGGGAGAGCACTTATTAATATTGATGATACCCAGAAGCAACTTGATATTTATGAAAAGATCCTTCAGAAATCGCTTTCTGTAAGGGAAACAGAACAACTGGTAAGAGAATTGAACGGAGATGGAAAATCCTCTGCAGCTATTACAAAGAAAGCTACTATACCAAAAACTTATAAAAAAGGTATTAAAGAATTTACAGAATATCTTGGTGCTAAAGTAGATGTGAAAGTCACAAAAAAAGGTAGCGGAAAATTAACTATACCATTTTCTTCCGAAGAAGATTTCGAAAGGATCAAAAAACTTATTCGGGGTGAAGCATAA
- a CDS encoding DUF5683 domain-containing protein has protein sequence MKHKSNFFLFFFLFLISVVSAQQDSLALTSEKASEKELKEKEYEPYNALAPAKAAFYSAILPGLGQAYNGSYWKIPIAYAGLGTGVYFYLKNDKEYNRFRDAYKNRLAGRPDEFDGDGEGPFVRTERLINAQEFYQKNKEISILVTVGVYILNIIDANVEAHLRQFNVDEDLSVKPDLDYDALSGKTNYGLTLNYRF, from the coding sequence GTGAAGCATAAATCCAACTTTTTCTTATTCTTTTTTCTATTTCTTATTTCAGTAGTCTCGGCGCAACAGGACTCTCTTGCCCTAACTTCTGAAAAAGCTTCGGAAAAGGAATTAAAAGAAAAGGAATATGAACCTTACAATGCTCTGGCTCCCGCAAAAGCAGCTTTTTATTCAGCAATTTTACCGGGTTTAGGTCAGGCATACAACGGCAGTTACTGGAAGATCCCTATTGCTTACGCCGGGCTAGGAACTGGCGTTTATTTCTATCTAAAGAATGATAAAGAGTATAATCGTTTTCGTGATGCCTATAAAAACAGACTTGCAGGCAGACCTGATGAATTTGACGGAGATGGTGAGGGTCCTTTTGTTCGTACGGAACGCCTCATTAATGCTCAGGAATTCTATCAAAAAAATAAGGAAATCTCTATCCTTGTCACCGTTGGAGTTTATATACTGAACATTATCGATGCCAATGTAGAGGCTCACTTAAGACAGTTTAATGTTGATGAAGATCTTTCGGTAAAACCAGATCTTGATTATGATGCTTTATCAGGAAAAACAAATTACGGACTTACTCTTAATTACAGATTCTAA